A region of Halalkaliarchaeum desulfuricum DNA encodes the following proteins:
- a CDS encoding RNA-binding protein has protein sequence MATVPFHYVDLRTFCYATEDEKRVEEALLTFLPEDFEIDRTENEGHHGDRIVVLSARVENADEIRHVLGRLASLSGIDRVIDQLDERVDDNCSLFLRLDKQAAFGGDVRLGEGITLRAKVEAYPAKKPNAVENAAEVLESIEADESG, from the coding sequence ATGGCTACCGTTCCGTTTCACTACGTTGACCTCAGGACGTTCTGCTACGCCACGGAGGACGAAAAGCGGGTAGAGGAGGCGCTTTTGACGTTCCTCCCCGAGGATTTCGAGATCGACCGGACGGAAAACGAGGGACACCACGGGGACCGGATCGTGGTGCTCTCCGCGCGAGTCGAGAACGCAGACGAGATAAGACACGTTCTCGGTCGTCTCGCGTCGCTTTCGGGTATCGATCGGGTGATCGACCAGCTCGACGAGCGCGTCGACGACAACTGTTCGCTTTTTCTCCGCCTGGACAAACAGGCCGCCTTCGGCGGGGACGTCCGACTCGGCGAGGGGATCACCCTCCGCGCGAAGGTGGAGGCGTACCCCGCAAAGAAACCGAACGCAGTGGAGAACGCGGCCGAGGTGCTAGAGTCGATCGAAGCCGACGAGTCCGGTTGA
- a CDS encoding DoxX family protein, with the protein MSDVSVSERLESGIDRMIGTSTRLETLDRTIADWMDRWSVPVLRIALGIVFVWFGGLKVFGVSPAADLVAATVYLVPPEIFVPVLGVWEVLIGLCLLYRPLIRVGIFLLFLQMPGTFLPLVLLPDVAFVSFPFALTVEGQYIVKNLVIIGAALVVGGTVRENSRRE; encoded by the coding sequence ATGTCCGACGTATCCGTCTCGGAGCGGTTGGAGTCAGGAATCGACCGGATGATCGGCACCTCCACCCGCCTGGAAACACTCGACAGAACGATCGCCGACTGGATGGATCGCTGGAGCGTCCCGGTGTTGCGGATCGCTCTCGGAATCGTCTTCGTCTGGTTCGGGGGCCTGAAAGTGTTCGGCGTCAGCCCGGCGGCCGACCTCGTCGCAGCGACCGTGTACCTCGTTCCACCCGAGATATTCGTGCCCGTGCTGGGCGTCTGGGAGGTGCTGATCGGGCTGTGTCTGCTGTACCGACCGCTGATTCGAGTGGGAATCTTCCTGCTTTTCCTCCAGATGCCGGGAACCTTCCTCCCGCTGGTGCTGTTGCCGGACGTGGCGTTCGTCTCGTTTCCGTTCGCGTTGACGGTCGAAGGTCAGTACATCGTCAAGAACCTGGTCATCATCGGGGCGGCGCTGGTGGTCGGCGGAACGGTGCGGGAAAACAGCCGTCGGGAATGA
- a CDS encoding DUF1918 domain-containing protein — MSFEKEDQVVLHDKHSEHDGETGTITQVMETMFGDATYTVSFEDGQETGVPEDALEPAEDEADAEEPETEETEE, encoded by the coding sequence ATGAGCTTCGAGAAGGAAGACCAGGTCGTCTTGCACGACAAACACAGCGAACACGACGGCGAGACGGGGACGATCACACAGGTGATGGAGACGATGTTCGGCGACGCGACCTACACCGTCAGCTTCGAGGACGGACAGGAGACCGGCGTCCCCGAGGACGCGCTGGAGCCGGCTGAAGACGAGGCTGACGCCGAAGAACCCGAAACCGAAGAAACTGAAGAGTAG